The following coding sequences lie in one Rhodohalobacter barkolensis genomic window:
- a CDS encoding WD40/YVTN/BNR-like repeat-containing protein, producing MPKFNVQINVSSGFAAFILLSLIWLGLPEISISQDLNLDPIQDRFRSISQNSITSLEGSGDLIWMGPGLNAYSELSGDIYIPESADSIFAGRGRVFSLQTNQNRIFAGLGFTSDMGDESVQTAIGYYKSTNSGESWQFISFPLDERPPADCTGSETGTPCDLEFEYGNQTYLRTRITVPQLSPPFEVDFYDQTLLSVNWASGLMRSLDDGANWERLILPPASLQEMNPSMENIEWISQTSDGTTVNRYDPRFDNNLLGFGLMIDRDQNVWVGTAGGINISPNALSAPRSEIEWRRFTFDPDTPDEGLLANWIVTIRQQPGTGRVWMTNWMTDPQNRDTNGVVYTDDLGETFQQTLVGVRVNDIGFWEDKIFAAADDGVYVSDNDGNSWEKIDRISSPNSFIKKDAQYYALSSTDHNLWVGTSDGAAYTSDGGESWSILRVDLPLRGGNIYQPDAPDNDTYAYPNPFSPTQHGVVRIKFESNSSGPATIQIYDFGMNPVKTIEVTTSGSGSYEATWNGEKDSGRLVASGTYFYRVNTPSGSTDGKILLLD from the coding sequence ATGCCAAAATTCAATGTCCAAATAAATGTCTCCTCAGGTTTTGCTGCGTTCATCCTTCTGTCCTTGATCTGGCTGGGCTTGCCCGAAATTTCAATATCCCAGGATCTCAATCTTGATCCGATACAGGACCGATTTCGCTCGATCTCACAGAACTCCATTACATCCCTTGAAGGGTCCGGTGATCTGATCTGGATGGGGCCGGGGTTGAATGCATACTCGGAGCTGTCGGGTGATATCTACATTCCGGAATCGGCCGACAGCATTTTTGCCGGACGCGGACGTGTTTTCTCCCTTCAAACAAATCAAAACCGGATTTTTGCCGGACTGGGATTTACATCAGACATGGGCGATGAATCGGTACAGACAGCTATAGGATACTACAAATCGACCAATTCAGGGGAATCATGGCAGTTTATTTCATTCCCATTGGATGAACGTCCGCCTGCCGACTGTACCGGATCAGAAACCGGAACACCCTGCGACCTGGAGTTTGAATACGGCAATCAGACTTACCTGCGCACCCGAATCACCGTACCGCAGCTCTCCCCTCCGTTTGAGGTCGACTTTTATGATCAAACGTTGCTTTCTGTCAACTGGGCGTCGGGACTGATGAGGAGTCTGGACGACGGCGCCAACTGGGAGCGCCTGATCTTGCCGCCGGCTTCACTTCAGGAGATGAATCCAAGTATGGAGAATATTGAATGGATCTCCCAAACGTCGGATGGAACAACCGTCAACCGGTATGACCCTCGTTTTGATAACAACCTGCTTGGGTTTGGCCTGATGATCGACCGTGATCAGAATGTGTGGGTGGGAACGGCCGGAGGAATCAACATCTCACCGAATGCATTGTCTGCGCCTCGCAGTGAAATTGAATGGAGACGCTTCACTTTTGATCCGGATACTCCTGATGAAGGACTATTGGCCAACTGGATTGTAACAATTCGTCAGCAGCCCGGTACCGGCCGGGTCTGGATGACCAACTGGATGACTGATCCTCAAAACCGGGACACAAACGGCGTGGTCTATACGGATGATCTGGGAGAAACTTTTCAGCAAACGCTGGTGGGTGTTCGGGTGAACGATATCGGATTTTGGGAGGATAAGATTTTTGCTGCTGCTGATGACGGAGTCTACGTTTCTGACAATGATGGTAATTCGTGGGAAAAAATCGACCGGATCAGCAGCCCCAATTCCTTCATTAAAAAGGATGCTCAATACTATGCCTTATCATCTACTGATCACAATCTGTGGGTCGGGACAAGTGATGGAGCCGCCTACACTTCCGATGGCGGCGAAAGCTGGAGTATCCTGCGGGTTGATCTGCCTCTGCGCGGAGGAAATATCTATCAACCCGATGCACCGGATAACGATACCTACGCCTATCCGAATCCGTTCTCCCCTACCCAACACGGCGTTGTTCGGATCAAGTTTGAGTCAAATTCATCGGGTCCGGCCACAATTCAAATCTACGATTTTGGAATGAATCCTGTTAAAACAATAGAAGTAACCACATCCGGATCAGGCAGCTACGAAGCCACCTGGAATGGAGAGAAAGACAGCGGCAGACTGGTAGCCAGCGGCACCTATTTTTATCGGGTGAATACACCATCAGGGAGTACCGATGGGAAGATATTGTTGTTGGATTGA
- a CDS encoding SLC13 family permease — translation MEPAGIAILFILFVAFILLIWKDAPADFVFIGALILIIVLNLVPVSDALVGFSNEGMLTVAALYVVALGMKETGAIQFVIHKLLGTTRSEFKAQSRIIGPVFGMSAFLNNTPIVASFIPAIKDWSKLNQIPGSKLLIPLSYAAILGGTCTLIGTSTNLIVNGLLIESKQVSMNIFDPAYVGLPVAVVGIGYLLLFSRKLLPNRSSGFASFDNTREYTIEMIVPNNSTIAGKSIEEAGLRHLPGLFLVEIVRKERIIAAVEPSEILQKQDRLIFTGVVDAMSELQKISGLQPATEQVFKLDAPRNERHLVEAVIAPSNPLNGMTIKEGEFRNRFGAVVLAVSRDGERIKTKVGDIRLRTGDILLLETPRDFTQRFRSSNDFLLVSTLSTDGNLNTEKAGVAWLILGLMVGVAAFGLLSMFKAAFLAAGAMILTKCCNFSDARRSIDWQVLLVIASALGIGNALQVTGVASTAAGGFIGWAGVNPLMALIAVYLATWLLTEMITNNAAAALIFPIAITIADSMGVSYMPFVMAIIFAASASFSTPIGYQTNLMVMGPGGYKFTDYIKIGLPLNIAVATVALLLIPVIWPF, via the coding sequence TTGGAACCTGCAGGCATTGCTATTTTATTCATCTTATTTGTTGCTTTTATTCTCCTGATCTGGAAGGATGCTCCGGCTGACTTTGTTTTTATTGGGGCATTAATTCTGATTATTGTTCTAAACCTGGTTCCGGTAAGCGATGCTCTTGTTGGCTTTTCAAACGAGGGAATGCTAACAGTCGCCGCCCTCTATGTGGTAGCTCTTGGAATGAAGGAGACCGGTGCAATCCAATTTGTAATTCATAAACTTCTGGGTACAACTCGCTCAGAGTTTAAAGCTCAAAGCCGAATCATTGGTCCGGTTTTTGGGATGAGCGCATTTCTCAATAACACTCCGATCGTTGCCTCATTCATTCCGGCAATCAAAGATTGGAGTAAGCTGAATCAAATTCCCGGTTCGAAGCTCTTGATTCCGCTAAGCTATGCAGCGATTCTTGGCGGAACCTGTACGCTGATCGGGACCAGTACCAACCTGATTGTAAATGGCCTGCTCATTGAATCAAAACAGGTCTCCATGAATATTTTTGATCCTGCGTATGTAGGCTTGCCGGTGGCCGTGGTTGGAATCGGTTATCTGTTACTGTTTTCAAGAAAACTACTGCCCAATCGAAGCTCCGGCTTTGCCTCGTTTGATAACACCCGGGAGTATACCATTGAGATGATTGTACCTAATAACAGTACAATTGCCGGAAAATCGATTGAAGAGGCCGGATTGCGTCATTTGCCCGGACTATTCCTGGTTGAAATTGTTCGAAAGGAGCGAATTATTGCTGCTGTTGAGCCATCTGAAATACTTCAAAAACAGGATCGACTGATTTTTACGGGTGTTGTGGATGCCATGAGTGAACTGCAGAAGATTTCGGGACTCCAGCCTGCTACCGAGCAGGTCTTTAAACTGGATGCCCCGCGAAATGAGCGTCACCTGGTGGAAGCTGTGATTGCACCTTCTAACCCGCTGAATGGAATGACCATCAAAGAAGGAGAGTTTCGAAATCGTTTTGGAGCTGTAGTGTTGGCGGTTAGCCGGGACGGGGAACGGATTAAAACAAAAGTGGGGGATATCCGACTTCGGACCGGTGACATTCTGCTTTTAGAAACCCCGCGTGACTTTACACAGCGATTCAGATCCTCCAACGATTTTCTCTTAGTTAGTACCTTATCGACTGACGGCAATCTGAATACAGAAAAAGCGGGTGTGGCATGGCTGATTTTAGGGTTGATGGTCGGAGTTGCAGCCTTTGGATTGTTAAGCATGTTCAAAGCGGCGTTTTTGGCTGCCGGAGCGATGATTTTGACAAAATGCTGTAATTTTTCGGATGCAAGACGAAGCATCGACTGGCAGGTATTGCTTGTGATTGCATCCGCTCTTGGGATTGGCAATGCGTTACAGGTAACGGGAGTGGCTTCAACGGCTGCCGGCGGATTTATCGGATGGGCCGGAGTAAATCCACTGATGGCTTTGATTGCGGTCTATTTAGCCACGTGGCTCCTGACCGAAATGATAACTAATAACGCTGCAGCAGCACTTATTTTTCCAATTGCAATCACCATTGCTGATTCAATGGGTGTAAGCTATATGCCATTTGTGATGGCGATCATTTTTGCCGCTTCCGCCAGTTTTTCTACACCGATTGGATATCAAACCAATTTGATGGTAATGGGGCCGGGTGGATATAAATTCACTGACTACATTAAGATAGGCTTGCCATTGAATATTGCCGTGGCCACTGTGGCATTGTTGTTGATTCCGGTTATTTGGCCGTTTTGA
- a CDS encoding Wzz/FepE/Etk N-terminal domain-containing protein: MADQNKPGNESENEGQSHPQKEKNEIRYVPVEYVEGYGPGHGMPDEDEIDLMELAKKIWAGRWTIIKITGVFIFLGVFWALFSAEEFESDAVLMPEIQTEDVGGASQLLQRFGGAFGISGGSSMPAGTIPPQIYPQIVNSLSFQLELMSTEIEFREYGVTTTWPDFLENHYSKPITTYVKDYTVRLPFTILGGIREFFSSDEETGTLVREDVLEQDFISLSQEEFELVKQLRERISVSQDQETGLLTAKVKLQDPRAAAEMNRYLIDLLKEYVTEYRVEKARQNLEFADQQKEEAEARFRETQMALAEFQDRNVSISTARAQTELERLQDEKNLALNVYQSLAQRVEESRLNLQEQTPIFSEVQPANVPTERSEPKRGMMVIVFTLLGGILSVGWVLIAPLLGTFRENLMEG; the protein is encoded by the coding sequence ATGGCCGATCAAAATAAGCCGGGAAATGAGAGCGAAAATGAAGGGCAGTCTCACCCTCAAAAAGAGAAGAATGAAATTCGCTATGTGCCGGTAGAGTACGTTGAAGGTTATGGACCCGGACACGGAATGCCGGATGAAGACGAAATAGATCTAATGGAGCTTGCCAAAAAGATCTGGGCAGGCCGGTGGACGATCATTAAGATAACCGGAGTGTTTATTTTTCTTGGGGTCTTCTGGGCGCTTTTCAGTGCTGAAGAGTTTGAAAGTGATGCCGTTCTGATGCCGGAAATACAGACAGAGGACGTAGGAGGAGCCAGTCAGTTACTTCAGCGCTTTGGCGGTGCGTTCGGAATTTCCGGAGGAAGTTCGATGCCGGCCGGGACCATTCCGCCTCAAATCTATCCTCAGATCGTTAATTCGCTTTCATTCCAACTGGAACTGATGAGTACCGAGATCGAGTTCAGGGAGTACGGCGTAACTACCACCTGGCCAGATTTTTTGGAGAATCACTACTCCAAACCTATTACGACCTATGTCAAAGACTATACCGTCAGACTGCCTTTCACTATTTTGGGTGGCATTCGAGAATTTTTCAGTTCCGATGAAGAGACGGGAACCTTAGTGAGAGAGGATGTCCTGGAACAGGATTTCATCTCATTATCCCAGGAAGAGTTTGAACTTGTAAAGCAGCTTCGGGAACGGATATCTGTTTCCCAAGATCAGGAAACCGGGCTTCTTACCGCAAAAGTAAAACTACAAGACCCCCGTGCAGCCGCGGAAATGAATCGATATCTGATAGATCTTCTCAAAGAGTATGTAACTGAATACCGCGTGGAAAAAGCTCGTCAGAACCTGGAGTTTGCAGATCAACAGAAAGAGGAAGCCGAAGCGCGTTTTCGGGAGACACAGATGGCATTGGCTGAATTTCAGGACCGTAATGTATCCATTTCAACGGCCCGTGCTCAAACCGAACTGGAACGCCTTCAGGATGAGAAGAATCTGGCACTGAATGTTTACCAGTCTCTGGCACAACGAGTGGAAGAGTCACGCCTGAACCTGCAGGAGCAGACCCCAATTTTTAGCGAAGTTCAGCCCGCGAATGTTCCCACAGAGCGCAGCGAACCGAAGCGCGGAATGATGGTGATTGTATTTACCCTGCTGGGTGGAATTTTGTCTGTAGGATGGGTGCTGATTGCACCGTTGCTTGGTACATTCAGGGAGAATTTGATGGAGGGTTAA
- the cysN gene encoding sulfate adenylyltransferase subunit CysN, with translation MSKKEENNLKPQHSKLKTTDAEDYKYLDMDLLRFTTAGSVDDGKSTLIGRLLYDSKSIFEDQMEAIEKTSKSSGEEEVNLALLTDGLKAEREQKITIDVAYRYFATPKRKFIIADTPGHTQYTRNMVTGASTAELAIVLIDASKGVLTQSRRHAFISSLLQIPHLVVAVNKMDLVDYDENVFNEIVADFRSFAKKLDIDDVTYIPISALKGDNVVSKTRLTGEEKNHMPWYNGPTLLHHLETVKVDASENVVDFRFPVQYVIRPNQNFRGFSGRVASGRIKPGDEITVLPSKLSSRVKEIVTHDGNEDEALPGDSITLTIEDEIDISRGDMIVRKNNVPEITSKFEGYLCWMNEEAMETGKQYLLMHTTKTTPVYIDEVIYRMNVDSLHREDAEGLDLNEIGRVKLTSAQPLFIDAYRSNQKTGSFIVIDPASNVTVGAGMIRSKTTESSDGRPETDDRGADKKFPPYQGGTQGGVSSKGTTLVSPNVHWEPWNITREQRETRNGHKAIVLWFTGISGAGKSTIAKALEKKLWEEGKQTVLLDGDQVRHGLNGDLGFSPEDRTENIRRVGEVARLFFEHGNIVLCTFVSPYKEDRDRVRSLFPDKRFMEVHVTCDPKTAQERDPKGLYQKAKDGEIKGLTGYDADHEAPESSAVTLNTDEISVEEAVENILKKIDR, from the coding sequence ATGAGCAAGAAAGAAGAGAACAACCTCAAACCTCAACACTCAAAACTCAAAACTACAGACGCCGAAGACTATAAGTATCTCGACATGGATCTGCTCCGTTTTACCACTGCGGGTAGCGTGGATGACGGGAAAAGTACCCTGATCGGGCGGCTGCTGTATGATTCGAAGTCGATTTTTGAGGATCAAATGGAGGCGATTGAGAAGACCTCCAAGAGCAGCGGGGAAGAGGAGGTAAACCTGGCGCTGCTGACCGATGGATTGAAAGCGGAGAGAGAGCAGAAGATTACCATTGATGTGGCCTACCGCTATTTTGCCACGCCGAAACGAAAATTTATAATTGCTGATACTCCGGGGCACACCCAGTACACCCGAAATATGGTGACCGGAGCTTCCACTGCCGAGCTGGCCATTGTACTGATCGACGCCTCCAAAGGCGTTCTGACCCAGTCCCGCCGTCACGCCTTTATCTCATCCCTGCTTCAGATTCCTCACTTGGTTGTTGCCGTGAACAAGATGGACCTGGTAGACTACGATGAGAATGTATTTAACGAAATTGTTGCCGATTTCCGTTCTTTCGCCAAAAAACTGGACATTGATGATGTAACTTATATTCCGATTTCCGCTCTAAAAGGAGATAATGTGGTCTCCAAAACCCGACTGACCGGGGAAGAAAAAAACCATATGCCCTGGTACAATGGCCCGACTCTTCTTCACCACCTGGAAACAGTGAAAGTGGATGCCTCAGAGAACGTCGTCGATTTCCGTTTTCCGGTGCAGTATGTGATTCGGCCAAACCAAAACTTCAGAGGATTTTCCGGGCGAGTGGCGTCCGGAAGAATTAAGCCGGGTGATGAGATTACGGTACTGCCGTCCAAGCTCTCAAGCAGGGTCAAAGAGATTGTGACTCATGATGGGAATGAAGATGAAGCTCTGCCGGGTGATTCCATTACTCTGACGATTGAGGACGAAATTGATATCTCCCGCGGGGATATGATTGTGCGGAAGAATAATGTGCCGGAAATCACCTCAAAATTTGAGGGGTACCTCTGCTGGATGAATGAGGAGGCGATGGAGACCGGCAAACAGTACCTGCTGATGCACACCACCAAAACCACACCAGTTTATATTGATGAGGTCATCTACCGTATGAATGTGGATAGTCTTCACCGTGAAGATGCCGAAGGACTCGATCTGAACGAAATCGGCCGGGTAAAACTGACCTCCGCCCAGCCGCTCTTCATTGATGCCTACCGCTCCAACCAAAAAACCGGAAGCTTCATCGTGATTGATCCCGCCTCCAACGTAACCGTCGGTGCCGGAATGATCCGCTCTAAGACGACAGAGTCGTCTGACGGGCGACCGGAGACCGACGACCGTGGGGCTGATAAAAAATTCCCCCCTTATCAAGGGGGGACGCAGGGGGGTGTAAGTTCCAAAGGAACGACCCTTGTCTCACCCAATGTCCATTGGGAACCATGGAATATTACACGTGAGCAGCGCGAAACCCGCAACGGCCACAAAGCCATCGTCCTCTGGTTTACCGGAATCTCCGGAGCCGGAAAGAGCACCATTGCCAAAGCCCTGGAGAAGAAACTCTGGGAAGAAGGCAAACAGACCGTTCTGCTGGATGGCGACCAGGTGCGCCACGGACTGAACGGCGACCTCGGCTTCAGCCCGGAAGACCGCACCGAAAACATCCGCCGTGTTGGAGAAGTGGCCAGGCTATTCTTTGAGCACGGGAACATTGTACTCTGCACCTTTGTATCACCCTACAAGGAAGACAGAGACCGAGTACGAAGTCTCTTCCCCGATAAACGATTTATGGAAGTTCACGTGACCTGCGATCCTAAAACCGCGCAGGAACGTGATCCGAAAGGACTCTACCAAAAAGCAAAGGATGGCGAGATCAAAGGATTGACCGGTTATGATGCCGATCATGAGGCTCCCGAGAGTTCTGCCGTAACGTTGAATACGGATGAGATTTCGGTTGAAGAGGCTGTAGAGAACATTCTTAAAAAGATTGACCGTTAA
- the cysQ gene encoding 3'(2'),5'-bisphosphate nucleotidase CysQ, translated as MTDVNIQIINEIAIKAGERILDFYHKDKPAEVDWKSDDSPLTKADIASHEVIVKGLKENYPNIPLISEESAIPLYEERKDWKEYFLIDPLDGTKEFIKRNGEFTVNIALLQNNEPVLGVVYIPAEELLYFASEEMAAFKQKGDGEPEKIEHEPYRKENGPARIMVSRSHGGDDTKEKLAEMGIEVGEEIPSGSSLKFCLVAEGKADLYPRFGPTMEWDTAAADAVYRYSGKHGARKSPLKYNKENLLNPEFVIGL; from the coding sequence ATGACAGACGTAAATATTCAAATCATCAATGAGATTGCAATCAAAGCCGGAGAGAGAATTCTGGATTTTTATCATAAAGACAAACCGGCCGAGGTGGACTGGAAGAGTGATGACTCTCCATTGACGAAAGCGGATATCGCATCCCATGAAGTGATCGTGAAAGGCCTGAAAGAAAACTACCCAAATATTCCTCTGATTTCTGAGGAGTCTGCTATTCCTCTATACGAGGAAAGAAAAGATTGGAAAGAGTATTTTCTGATCGATCCGCTGGATGGGACCAAAGAGTTTATCAAGAGAAACGGGGAGTTTACCGTGAACATAGCCCTGCTTCAAAATAATGAACCGGTTTTAGGTGTGGTCTATATTCCGGCAGAGGAGCTGCTTTACTTTGCTTCTGAGGAGATGGCAGCGTTTAAGCAGAAAGGCGATGGCGAACCGGAAAAGATTGAGCATGAACCGTACAGGAAAGAGAATGGTCCGGCACGGATTATGGTGAGCCGTTCGCACGGGGGAGATGATACAAAAGAGAAGCTGGCAGAAATGGGAATTGAAGTAGGAGAGGAGATTCCATCCGGAAGCTCGCTGAAATTCTGCCTGGTTGCCGAAGGAAAAGCCGACCTTTACCCGCGGTTTGGACCTACGATGGAGTGGGATACCGCAGCGGCCGATGCGGTTTATCGATACTCAGGAAAGCACGGAGCTCGGAAATCGCCGCTGAAGTATAATAAGGAGAATTTGCTGAATCCGGAGTTTGTGATAGGGTTATAG
- the cysD gene encoding sulfate adenylyltransferase subunit CysD: MIKRQSHLKQLEDEGIYIMREVAAQFERPVLLFSGGKDSIVMVHLALKAFYPGKIPFPLMHVDTGHNFPETIEFRDKLVEKLGIDLIVGSVQESIDAGRVKEETGPDASRNALQTVTLLDTLKKHQVDAALGGGRRDEEKARAKERFFSHRDSFGQWDPKNQRPELWDLYNGRKNMGESFRVFPISNWTEMDIWQYIAQEEIDIPELYFAHEREVFNRRGVWLADTDFVNRQPDEEIVTKTVRFRTIGDATCTGAVLSTASNMEEIIQEVASARQTERGNRHDDKRSETAMEDRKRQGYF; encoded by the coding sequence ATGATTAAAAGACAGAGCCACCTGAAGCAGTTAGAGGATGAAGGGATCTATATTATGCGCGAGGTGGCAGCGCAGTTTGAACGGCCGGTACTTCTATTTTCCGGCGGAAAAGACTCCATTGTAATGGTTCACCTGGCACTAAAAGCGTTTTATCCGGGTAAAATTCCATTTCCATTGATGCATGTGGATACCGGTCATAACTTCCCGGAAACCATCGAATTTCGCGATAAACTGGTGGAAAAACTTGGTATTGATTTGATTGTGGGTAGCGTACAGGAGTCGATTGATGCAGGACGTGTAAAAGAGGAGACAGGCCCCGATGCCAGCCGGAATGCCCTTCAAACCGTAACGCTGCTCGATACCTTGAAAAAACATCAGGTGGATGCCGCTTTGGGCGGTGGCCGACGGGATGAAGAGAAGGCCCGCGCCAAAGAGCGTTTTTTCTCACATCGTGACAGTTTTGGGCAGTGGGATCCAAAAAACCAACGCCCTGAATTGTGGGATCTCTACAACGGACGTAAAAACATGGGCGAGAGTTTCCGTGTCTTTCCGATCAGTAACTGGACAGAAATGGATATCTGGCAGTACATCGCACAGGAGGAGATTGATATTCCTGAACTCTATTTTGCTCATGAACGCGAAGTATTTAACCGACGCGGTGTTTGGCTAGCGGATACTGATTTTGTAAATCGTCAGCCGGATGAGGAGATTGTGACCAAAACCGTGCGGTTCCGAACCATCGGAGATGCGACCTGTACAGGCGCGGTTCTATCCACAGCATCCAATATGGAAGAGATCATCCAGGAAGTCGCTTCTGCCCGTCAAACCGAGCGAGGCAACCGCCACGATGATAAGCGAAGTGAGACTGCGATGGAGGATCGAAAACGTCAAGGGTATTTTTAG
- a CDS encoding four helix bundle protein → MRYKFEDLEVWQLSLELNDMVYEASTGLPDIEKFNLVTQINRAVTSISLNIAEGSTSQSDKEQTRFIGYAIRSLIEVIGCIRLMERRGYIIGNELKHKLESKCNILFGKLQAFKRSLMKNGN, encoded by the coding sequence ATGAGATATAAATTTGAAGATTTGGAAGTTTGGCAACTCTCTTTAGAGTTGAATGATATGGTTTACGAAGCAAGTACCGGTTTGCCGGATATTGAAAAGTTTAACCTGGTAACACAAATAAATCGTGCGGTAACATCAATTTCTTTGAATATTGCTGAGGGATCAACATCGCAATCCGATAAAGAACAGACCAGATTTATTGGGTATGCGATCAGGTCACTTATAGAAGTGATTGGATGTATTCGATTGATGGAAAGGCGAGGTTATATCATAGGAAATGAATTAAAACATAAGTTAGAAAGTAAATGCAACATACTGTTTGGTAAATTGCAGGCATTTAAACGGTCCTTGATGAAGAACGGAAACTGA